In Rhizobium gallicum bv. gallicum R602sp, the following proteins share a genomic window:
- a CDS encoding NAD(P)-dependent oxidoreductase, with amino-acid sequence MTNKVALIGAGAMGGAIGTRLLETGVHLTVFDPDAAKMRELVDKGALPAASAAEAAGGSDYVILSLNSAKIVRLAVFGEGGVAGGARPGTVIIDMSSIDPEATKALACEAAQKGLRWVDSPLSGGAPKALVGQLTLMAGGKEQDVADAYEVLRHVASNYTHMGPAGAGQTTKLINQVLCGLNFLAVAEATQLALDAGVDAAKIPQALKGGRADSAILQEYMPRFVVKDYRRTGRIDNMVKDLSGAQDLARRTNTAMPLTALCAEIHRMLTAAGLGGEDQAALMEFFKGPNKDIVQ; translated from the coding sequence ATGACGAACAAGGTTGCATTGATCGGTGCCGGCGCGATGGGCGGCGCCATTGGAACGCGGCTCCTCGAAACCGGGGTTCATTTGACGGTCTTTGATCCTGACGCGGCCAAGATGCGCGAGTTGGTCGACAAAGGCGCTCTGCCGGCGGCAAGCGCGGCGGAAGCAGCCGGCGGCTCGGACTATGTCATCCTCAGCCTCAACTCGGCGAAAATCGTCCGCCTCGCCGTCTTCGGCGAAGGCGGCGTTGCAGGCGGCGCCAGGCCCGGAACTGTCATCATAGACATGTCCTCGATCGATCCGGAGGCGACGAAGGCCCTGGCGTGCGAGGCGGCGCAAAAGGGCCTGCGCTGGGTCGACAGTCCCCTGTCGGGTGGCGCGCCCAAGGCATTGGTCGGACAGCTTACGCTTATGGCCGGCGGCAAGGAACAAGACGTCGCTGATGCCTACGAGGTGCTGCGGCACGTTGCCTCGAATTACACCCATATGGGGCCTGCCGGCGCCGGCCAGACAACGAAGCTGATCAACCAGGTTCTCTGCGGGCTGAATTTTCTGGCCGTGGCGGAAGCGACGCAGTTGGCCCTCGACGCTGGCGTGGATGCGGCAAAGATTCCGCAGGCATTGAAAGGCGGCCGGGCCGACAGCGCAATCCTGCAAGAATACATGCCGCGCTTTGTCGTCAAAGATTATCGTCGCACCGGCCGGATCGACAACATGGTCAAAGATTTGAGCGGGGCGCAGGATCTCGCCCGTCGCACCAACACCGCCATGCCGCTGACGGCGCTGTGCGCCGAAATTCACCGCATGCTGACTGCCGCCGGTCTCGGCGGTGAGGACCAGGCCGCCCTGATGGAATTTTTCAAGGGACCCAACAAGGACATCGTACAATGA
- a CDS encoding gluconokinase, with protein sequence MVLMGVAGCGKSSVGAALAARLGAAYLDGDDLHPSANIDKMSRGMALNDEDRWPWLTLVGQTLAKSEGPQIVGCSALKRAYRAHITQTSGETITFIHLAGTPEVIKARMNARKGHFMPAGLLTSQFAALEPPDAGENAFSVDIDRPLGAIVEAIVTQLEGVKT encoded by the coding sequence ATGGTGCTGATGGGGGTTGCGGGGTGCGGCAAGTCCTCGGTCGGGGCCGCACTTGCCGCACGATTAGGGGCGGCATATCTCGACGGCGACGATCTTCACCCGTCTGCGAACATCGACAAGATGAGCCGCGGCATGGCCTTGAACGATGAGGATCGCTGGCCATGGTTGACGCTCGTGGGCCAGACTCTTGCCAAGTCCGAAGGGCCGCAGATCGTCGGCTGTTCGGCGCTTAAGCGAGCTTACCGCGCTCACATCACGCAAACTTCCGGAGAGACAATCACCTTCATTCATCTTGCCGGTACGCCCGAAGTCATCAAGGCGCGAATGAATGCACGAAAAGGTCATTTTATGCCGGCCGGCCTGCTGACGAGCCAGTTCGCAGCGCTGGAACCACCAGACGCGGGCGAAAACGCGTTCAGCGTGGATATCGACCGACCGCTCGGCGCGATCGTCGAAGCAATCGTCACGCAATTGGAAGGAGTGAAAACATGA
- a CDS encoding SDR family oxidoreductase, producing the protein MGQDLFDLTGRRALVTGSSQGIGLALARGLANAGAEIVLNGRDAAKLAEAASGLGGSTHQLAFDATDHGAVRAAVDGFEAAIGAIDILVNNAGMQHRTPLEDFPADAFEQIMRTNISTVFNVGQAVARHMIKRQAGKIINIASVQTALARPGIAPYTATKGAVGNLTKGMATDWAKYGLQCNAIAPGYFDTPLNAALVADSAFSAWLEKRTPAGRWGKVDELVGACVFLASNASSFVNGHVLYVDGGITASL; encoded by the coding sequence ATGGGGCAGGACTTGTTTGATTTGACGGGCCGCCGAGCCCTCGTCACGGGATCGTCGCAGGGGATCGGCCTTGCCCTTGCGCGCGGTCTTGCCAATGCCGGTGCCGAAATCGTGCTCAATGGCCGCGACGCTGCAAAACTTGCGGAAGCCGCCAGCGGCCTCGGTGGCAGCACGCATCAATTGGCATTCGACGCGACCGATCATGGGGCCGTTCGCGCAGCGGTGGATGGCTTCGAAGCAGCGATCGGTGCGATCGACATCCTCGTAAACAATGCGGGAATGCAGCATCGCACTCCGCTCGAGGACTTTCCGGCGGACGCGTTCGAGCAGATCATGCGGACCAATATCTCAACAGTTTTCAACGTTGGCCAGGCGGTCGCACGACACATGATCAAACGCCAAGCAGGCAAGATCATCAATATCGCCAGCGTACAGACTGCATTGGCGCGTCCCGGCATTGCACCCTACACGGCGACCAAGGGCGCCGTCGGCAACCTGACCAAGGGAATGGCGACCGACTGGGCCAAATACGGGCTGCAATGCAATGCCATTGCGCCCGGCTATTTCGATACCCCATTGAACGCCGCATTGGTTGCCGATTCCGCCTTTTCCGCATGGCTGGAAAAGCGCACGCCGGCCGGCCGCTGGGGTAAGGTGGACGAACTCGTCGGCGCCTGCGTGTTCCTCGCCTCCAACGCATCCTCATTTGTGAACGGACATGTGCTTTATGTTGACGGTGGCATTACGGCCTCTCTTTGA
- a CDS encoding 2-hydroxyacid dehydrogenase: MSKPQILQVGPYPEWDEVPLNAAFSVHRYFEASDKSDFLAAVGPNVRAIATRGELGANRAMIEACPSLELISVYGVGFDAVDLAACRERGIRVTNTPDVLTSDVADLGVAMMLCLSRGMIGAESWVKDGSWAARGLYPLKRRVWGRRAGVLGLGRIGYEVAKRLQGFDMQVAYSDVAPKDFAADWKFIADPVALAAHSDFLFVTLAASAATRHIVGREVIAALGEEGMLVNISRASNIDENALLDALECGALGSAALDVFEGEPKLNPRFLALDNVLLQPHHASGTIETRKAMGQLVRDNLMAHFSGQALLTPVL, encoded by the coding sequence ATGAGCAAACCCCAGATCCTTCAAGTCGGCCCCTATCCGGAATGGGACGAAGTGCCTCTGAATGCTGCATTTTCGGTTCATCGCTACTTCGAGGCCTCCGACAAGTCGGACTTTCTTGCTGCTGTCGGCCCCAATGTCCGGGCGATTGCCACGCGAGGCGAACTCGGCGCCAACCGGGCCATGATCGAAGCCTGCCCTTCACTCGAGCTGATTTCAGTCTATGGGGTTGGTTTTGATGCCGTCGATCTGGCGGCTTGCCGGGAACGTGGCATCCGCGTCACCAACACACCGGACGTGCTGACGAGCGACGTAGCGGATCTTGGCGTGGCGATGATGTTGTGCCTGTCGCGCGGCATGATCGGCGCGGAAAGCTGGGTAAAGGACGGAAGCTGGGCGGCAAGGGGGCTCTACCCGCTGAAGCGTCGCGTGTGGGGCCGCCGCGCCGGCGTACTCGGCCTTGGCCGGATCGGCTATGAAGTGGCCAAACGCCTTCAGGGCTTCGATATGCAAGTCGCTTATTCCGATGTGGCGCCAAAAGATTTCGCTGCCGATTGGAAATTTATCGCCGATCCGGTAGCGCTCGCGGCGCATTCGGATTTCCTGTTCGTCACTTTGGCCGCTTCTGCAGCCACCCGCCACATCGTCGGCCGCGAGGTAATTGCGGCTCTCGGCGAGGAGGGGATGTTGGTCAATATCTCCCGCGCTTCCAATATCGATGAAAATGCCCTGCTTGATGCACTCGAATGCGGTGCGCTGGGCTCCGCCGCCCTTGACGTGTTCGAAGGTGAGCCGAAGCTCAACCCACGTTTTCTCGCCCTCGACAATGTGCTCTTGCAGCCACACCACGCATCTGGAACCATCGAAACACGCAAGGCCATGGGACAGCTTGTTCGTGACAATCTCATGGCGCATTTTTCCGGTCAGGCCCTGCTGACCCCGGTTCTTTAA